The Xanthomonas rydalmerensis genomic interval GAGGCCTCCGGCGAGGGCGCGGCCGGGGCTTCGCAGGTCTGCGATCGCGATGCAGCCGCGGCAACGGCGGCAACAGTGGACCGACCGCCCATCGGCGGTCGCTGCCGCGTCGCCCTTGCCAGGGCAAACGCCACTTCCACGCAGTTACGCGCCATGCCCGGCCCCAGCCACTGCGGGAGTCAACTGTCATGCAGCCGCGACGCGCGAAGCCAAAAGCCGACTGACACCCCCCGTCGTCGGGACTGAAGTCCCTCCCACAGTGCACCCGGCGAGTTCGCCGCAAGCTTCTATGGAAGCGACTTCAGCCGCGACGCGCGAAAGCCGGAGCGTCCGACACACTGCAGTTGGGACGGAAGCCCCTCTCATACCCTCACGCGCAACGATGCGGCGGTGGAGGGTGGTGGTGGCCGACCGGGCATCATCGGAAGCCCGGTCGCGACGGAAGCCGCTGCTACGGCGCAGCGCGACTCACTGCGCGTCGGGCTGGTTCTCCGGGCGCGCCGCCTCGAATGCCGGCAACGCCAGGCAGGCGCGCTCGATCCGTTTCAGGGTCGGGTAGACCTGCAGGTCCACGCCGAAGCGACGCGCGTTGTACAGCTGCGGCACCAGGCAGCAGTCGGCCAGGCCCGGCTGCTCGCCGTGGCAGAAGCGGCCAGTGTCGGGCGACTCGGCCAGCAACTGCTCCAGCGCGTCGAAGCCGGTCTGCATCCAGTGCCGCATCCACTCCTCGCGCTCGGGCTGCGGCACGTTCCAGGCGCTCTCGAAGAACTGCGCCACGCGCAGGTTGTTGAGCGGATGGATGTCGCAGGCGATCAGTTGCGCCAGGCCGCGCACGCGGGCGCGGTCGATCGGCGCGTCCGGCAGCAGTGGCGGCTCCGGCCAGCGCTCGTCCAGGTATTCCAGGATCGCCAGCGACTGGCGGATCGGCTGGCCGTCGTGGCACAGGGTCGGCACCAGTTCCTGCGGGTTCAACCGCGCATATTCCGGCGAGTGCTGCTGCCCGCCGTCGCGCACCAGGTGCACCGGCAGCGACTGGTAGGCCAGACGCTTGAGCTCCAGCGCGATGCGCACCCGGTACGCGGCGCTGGACCGCCAGTAGGTGTAAAGCTGCAGTGCCTCGTCCATGCCCGCCTCCGTCTGCGCAATCGACAACGATACCGGTGGACAGCGGCGGTGCGGCGCCGCCGGTCGCCCCGGTAGCGCCGCCGGCCGGGTCAGGGCAGCGGTGCCTGCTCGATGCGCTGCTCGATCGCGCCGAAGATGCTCACTCCGTCACGGTCCAGCATCTCGATCCGCACCACGTCGCCGAAGGACATGTACGGGGTACTCGGCTTGCCGTCGCGCAGGGTTTCCACGGTGCGCTGCTCGGCGAAGCAGGAGGCGCCACGCGTGGTGTCCTGGTTGGCGATGGTGCCCGAGCCGACCACCGCGCCGGCCGCCAGCGGCCGGGTCTTGGCCGCATGCGCGACCAACTGCGCGAAATCGAACTGCATGTCCTCGCCGGCTTCCGGCGCGCCGAACCAGGCGCCGTTGATGTGGGTCAGCAGCGGCAGGTGCACCTTGTTGCCCTGCCAGGCCTCGCCCAGTTCGTCGGGGGTGACGAACACCGGCGACAGCGCCGAACGCGGCTTGGACTGCACGAAGCCGAAGCCCTTGGCCAGCTCCGGCGGAATCAGGTTGCGCAGCGACACGTCGTTGACCAGGCCGATCAGCTGGATGTGCGCGGCGGCCTGCGCCGGGCTGACCGCCATCGGCACGTCGTCGGTGACCACCACGATCTCGGCCTCCAGGTCGATGCCGTAGTCCTCGCTGACCACCTTGACCGCATCGCGCGGGCCGTAGAAGCCGGCGCTGACCGCCTGGTACATCAGCGGATCGGTGTAGAAGCTCTCCGGCACCTCGGCGCCGCGCGCACGGCGCACCCGCTCGACGTGCGGCAGGTAGGCGCTGCCGTCGAGGAATTCGTAGGCGCGCGGCAGTGGCGCCGCCAGTGCCGCCATGTCCAGGTCGAACTGGCCGTCGGCGCTGCCGTCGTTGAGCGACTCGGACAGGGCGTTCAGACGCGGGGCGAGTTTGCTCCAGTCCTCCAGCGCGCGCTGCAGGGTCGGTGCGATGCCGGTGGCGCGCACGGCGCGGGTCAGATCGCGGGACACGACGATCAGGGTGCCGTCGCGACCGCCTTCCTTCAGGGAACCTAGCTTCATGTCCGTCCAGTGCTGGGGGCTGAGCCGGCGATTGTACGGCCAGACGCCGGCTTGGTTTCAACTGAAACGGACACCGCGTTTGTGCAGCGCGCCAATTCAGGTAGACTATGTCGGTCTGCATGCGGCCGTCCGTTTCCCTCAGGGACAGCCGGCGAGGCCAGGATCGCAACGATCCGACTCGCCCGCCCCACCCGACGCCTTTCGTGGTGCCGACGAACCCCAGCCTTGCGCTGCGGGTTGATCCACCCTCTCGCAGCGCGGTTCACGGGAACGCTCCGAGCCTCACCTACTTGCGCCTGCGCGCCGGGTCCGTCCCGGCGTCGGCGCGTTATCCGGAGCATTCTCATGTCGTTCGAATCCCTGGGCCTTGCGCCCTTCCTGCTGCGCGCGTTGGCCGAGCAGGGCTACGAAACCCCCACCCCGATCCAGGCGCAGGCCATTCCCGTCGCCCTGGAAGGCCATGACCTGATGGCCGGCGCGCAGACCGGCACCGGCAAGACCGCCGCGTTCGGGCTGCCGCTGCTGCAGCACCTGGGCACCTCGCCGCAGCCGGTCAGCAGTGGCGGCCCGCGCAAGCCGCGCGCGCTGATCCTGACCCCGACCCGCGAGCTGGCCACCCAGGTGCACGACAGCCTGCGCGGCTACAGCAAGTACCTGCGCATCCCCAGCACCACCATCTACGGTGGCGTGGGCATGGGCAACCAGCTCGACGCGCTGCGTCGCGGCGTGGACCTGCTGATCGCCTGCCCAGGCCGCCTGCTCGACCATCTGGAGCGTCGCAGCGTAGACCTGTCGGGCATCGAGATCCTGGTGCTGGACGAGGCCGACCGCATGCTCGACATGGGCTTCCTGCCGTCGATCAAGCGCATCCTCGCCAAGCTGCCCAAGCAGAACCGGCAGACCCTGCTGTTCTCGGCCACCTTCGAGGAAGGCATCAAGCAGCTGGCCCGCGAGTTCATGCACGACCCGCAGGAAATCCAGGCCACCCCGAGCAACACCGTGGCCGACACCATCACCCACCGCGTGCACCCCGTGGACGGCGCGCGCAAGCGCGAACTGCTGCTGCACCTGCTGGCCGCCGACTCGCGCAAGCAGACCCTGGTGTTCGCCCGCACCAAGCACGGTGCCGACAAGCTGACCATGTTCCTGGACAAGTCCGGGCTGAAGACCGCCGCGATCCACGGCAACAAGAGCCAGGGCCAGCGCCTGCGCGCGCTGAGCGACTTCAAGGCCGGCCGCATCACCGTACTGGTGGCGACCGACATCGCCGCGCGCGGCATCGACATCGACCAGTTGCCCAAGGTCATCAACTACGACCTGCCGATGGTCGCCGAGGACTACGTGCACCGCATCGGCCGCACCGGCCGCAACGGTTCGACCGGCGAGGCGATCTCGCTGGTGGCGCAGGACGAGGCCAAGCTGCTGCGCGCGATCGCGCGCATGCTCAAGCGCGAGATGGACATCCGCGACGTGCCGGGCTTCGAGCCGGTGACGCCGATCCGCTGGGGCAACAACAACCCGCCGGACGAGCGTCCGGGCGGTGCCCGTCCGCCGCGTCGCGGCAGCCATGCCCGTCGCGGCCATGGCGATGCGCCGGCGCACGCGCATGCACATGCCGGCAGCAAGAAGCCCGGCGGCAACCACGCCGACGGCGCCCGCCGCCAAGGCCAGGGACGCCGGCAGGGCAACGGCGGCAACCGTCCCGCCGCGCCGCGCTGATCGCAGCGCTCGTACAGCGCTGCCGCATCACTCGACAAGCCGCCCTTCGGGGCGGCTTTTTCGTTGCGTGGTCCCAGCGCGGGCACAGGCACGGCGTCGCCGTGCGATGCCCGCCACGGGGCGCCGCCGCTGCATCGCCTCGACCCGCGCGCGACCGCGCCGCTCCCGCCCCTGCCCGTACAATGCCGCCCATGGATATCTTCAAAGTCTTCACCCTCGAAGCCGCACACCGCCTGCCCAACGTGCCGCCCGGCCACAAGTGCGCGCGCTTGCACGGGCACTCGTTCCGCATCGAGCTGCACGTCAGCGGCGAACCCGGCGCCGAGAGCGGCTGGGTCATGGATTTCGGCGACATCAAGGCGGCCTTCCGCCCGCTCTACGACCAGCTCGACCACCATTACCTCAACGACATCGAGGGCCTGGACAACCCCACCAGCGAACGCCTGGCGGTGTGGATCTGGGACCGGCTCAAGCCGGCGCTGCCGCTGCTGAGCGAAGTGGTGGTTCATGAAACCTGCACCTCCGGCTGCCGTTATCGCGGTCCGGGTTGAAAGGCTGGGAATGGAGAATGGGGAGTGGGGAATCGCAAGGGCGGCACCGCGGTGGCTGAGCGTTTGCGATGCCGCCTGCCCGTGCGTCGTAGCGCGCATTGGCGCTTGCCAGAAACCCAGAGGCGCCTTGCCGAGCCCCGGAAAATTGCGCCAAGCCATTGATCCGGAAGGTAGATTGAACGCATCCTGAGCGGCTTCAGAAAATTTTGTTGCATCGCAGCAGAATGGGCGTATGTTGCACTGCAACAGCAGTCGGCATTCCAACGGAGTTGCATGATGTCCGCTCAATTCAACGATCAGTTCAGCAGCTACACCCAGCAGTTCGCCGCCGCCGCGGCGCGTGCCAACCGCCTGGCGCTGGAGAGCGCCGAGAGCGTGTTCGGCGTGCAGTTGAAGACCTTCGAGAAGAACGTGTCGGCCACCACCGGCTTCCTCGGCGAACTGACCGAGGCCCGCGATCTGGGTACCGTGCAGGCGCTGTGGCCGAAGGGCCTGCAGATCGCCCGCGACAACTTCGAGCGGCTGGCCACGGCCAACCAGGAAGTGTTCGGCCTGGGCCTGAAGACCTCCGAGGCGATCGGCCAGCTGGCCAAGCACCAGTTCGAGGCGGCGACCGAACAGGCTGCGCCCAAGGCCAAGCCCACCGCCAAGTAACACCGTTTTCGACGTCGCTGCGGTTCGCCGCCCGACGCACGCTCGGTCTGCATGGGTCCCTCCCCCCGTGCAACCCCAGGCCCGGTAGATCCCTCCCTCTACCGGGCCTTTTTTATGGGCGGGATTCGGGAGTGGGGATTGGGGATTTGTCGATCTCGCGCGTCCCGGCGTTCCTGGCTTCCTTCATGGGAGAGGCTTCAGCGCCGATGCTCTGCTCGAAACCGGTAGATCTCTTCTTCTACCGGCTTATGCGCGCGCTTCGGGAGTGGGAGCGACATTCGGGACGAGCCGATCCCGCCGTCGGGATACCTGTCTGCGGGAAGGGCTTCAGCCCCGACGCGTCATCGGCAAGGCGTCGGGACTGAAGTCCCTCCCACACAAGCCGGCTGCGCAGCGCGCGTCTCGGCAGCGGCTCAGTCCGGGGACATTCCCGCCCACGGCTGCAACTCCGCCGCCAACTGCGCGGCCTGCGGTTGCGGCCGGTACGGCAAGCGCCCCCAGCACGGCATCGGCAGACGCGCGCGCAGCATCGCCATGTTGTCGTCGATGCGCTCCATCGCCGGGTCGATCTCGTTGCCGATCCAGCCGATGCACTGCAGGCCGTCGGCGGCGATCGCCGCGGCGCTGAGCCGGGCATGGTTGAGGCAGCCCAGGCGCAGGCCGACCACCAGCACCACCGGCAGCCCCAGCGCGCGCGCCAGATCGGCCTGATCCAGCGTCGCCGACAGCGGCGCCGCCCAGCCGCCGACACCCTCCACCACCACCACGTCGGCCTGCGCGCGCAGGCGTTCGAAGGCGGCGGCGATCGGCACCAGTTCCAGTTGCACGCCGGCATCGGCGGCGGCCAATTCCGGCGCCAGCGGCAGCGGCAACGCGTAGGGATTGAGATCGGCGTAGGCCGGCCGCGGCGCGCTCGCGTCCTGCAGGGCAAGCGCGTCCTCGTTGCGCCAGCCGTCGGCGTCGCGGCTGCAGCCGCTGGCGACCGGCTTCATGCCCACCGCGCGCTGGCCACGCGCGCGCAAGGCATGCAGCAGCGCGGTGCTGGCGATGGTCTTGCCGATGCCGGTATCGGTGCCGGTGACGTAGAAGGCGGGAACAGCCATGCGAAAACCCTGTCGGTTGGCCGGCGGGACGCGCGGCGGCGCGCAGGATAGCCGGGCGCGTCGCGCGCGTCAGCCGCCGCGGTGCCGGCGGACGCAGCGCGCTGCTAGACTCGCGCGATGTTCGCCTCGTCCTCGCTCACCGGCAGCAAGCCGGAACAGTACGCCCAGTTGCTCGACCAGGCCCGTGCCCTGGTCGCCGGGGAGCCCGACCGCATCGCCAATGCCGCCAACCTGGCGGCGCTGGTGTACCACGCGCTGCCGCGGCTGAACTGGGTCGGTTTCTATCTCTACGACGGCAAGGAACTGGTGGTCGGCCCGTTCCAGGGCCTGCCCGCCTGCGTGCGCATTCCGCTGCACAAGGGCGTGTGCGGCGCGGCCGCCAGCAGCGGCCAGACCCAGCGCATCGACGACGTGGAGGCGTTCCCCGGACACATTGCCTGCGATTCCGCCTCGCGCTCGGAACTGGTGGTGCCGCTGCTGCGCGGCAGTGCATTGGTCGGCGTGTTCGACCTGGACAGCCCGGACCTGGCCCGCTTCGACGCCGACGACCAGCGCGGCCTGGAAGCGATCGCCCAGGTCTTCGTCGACAGCCTGCGATGAGCACGGCCAAGCTGCGCAACATCGGCCCCAAGAGCGCGGCCTGGCTGCGCCAGGTCGGCGTGCGCACGCAGCAGGACCTGGAGGCGGCCGGCGCGGTCGGCGCCTTCGTCAAGGTCAAGCGCGCCGGCTTCAAGCCCAGCCTCAACCTGCTGTATTCGCTGGAAGGCGCGCTCAGCGGCTGTCACTGGCAGGAACTGTCCGAGGCGCGGCGCGCGCAGTTGCTGGGCGAGCTAGAGACCGCGACGGCGGCGCTGCCGGCGCAGCGCGGCCTGCCGGTGGCCGGGCCGGTGGCGACCACCCATTTCGACCGCGACGACACGCGCGGCGACGACGCTGCCGACGGCGCCTACGCGCACGAGGCGCACGACACGCCGGTGGGCGACCATCACGGCGACGACGACAGCCACGGCACCCACGCCGACTAGGGCGTTGCCGCATCCCCAAGCATGCCGCGCCTTGATTGCGCATGCCTGTGACAACGCAGAACGTGGACGTGAGTCCGCGCCCGAGCGACAACGCGACCACGGACGCACGCGATCACAGCCCTTCGGGCGAGGTCTGGCCGGCATGTCGCCTGCGCCGCGCGGCCCGACCTGACTGCCCGTCGGCGCTGCGCCGCGCACCACCGGTGGCGCGCTTGCCAGACCCAAAGCCGCACCCCCGGGATGGATGGGCATGCCCTACCCCGCGCAGCCAGCGGCGATCGCGTACAATCGCGCCGCTTCAAGGTGACCCACCGGCTCCGGCCAGCGGGTTGAAACGGGAAGCCGGTGCGTCTTGCGACAAGGCCGGCGCTGCCCCCGCAACGGTAAGCGATCCGCGCTGACGACTTTCGCCACTGTGCCACGGCATGGGAAGGCGTCGCAGCCGGGAGGCCCGCCTCCCAGATCGCCAGCCCGGAGACCGGCCTTGCAGCTCACTGGTTGCGATGCGGAGGGCGTCGCGGCGTGCCGCGCCGCGTTCGGCGCCGTCCGCTTGCACCTTCCGTTCGCGACTCCCTCGCCGTCACAGCGCGCAGCCGCGCGCCGGAGTTGCCACCCATGTCGTCCCGCCTGCTTTCGGTCGCGATCGCGTCCGCCCTGTCCCTGCCCGCGCTGGCCCACGCCGCCGACGCCGCCACCGATCTCGACCAGGTCCTGGTCACCGCCACCCGCACTCAGATCTCGGTGGAGGACAGCGTGGTCCCGGCGCAGGTCATCGACCGCGCGGAGATCGAGCGCAGCCAGGCCACGTCGCTGGCGCAGCTGCTGCAGGGCCGCGCCGGCATCGGCATCTCCAACCAGGGCGGCCTGGGCAAGCTGACCACGCTGAGCCTGCGCGGCAGCGAATCGGACCACGTGCTGGTGCTGGTGGACGGCGTGCGCATCGGCTCGGCCAGCGCCGGCCTGGCCGCGTTCCAGGACCTGCCGCTGAGCCAGATCGAGCGCATCGAGATCGTGCGTGGCCCGCGGTCGAGCCTGTACGGCTCCGACGCGATCGGCGGCGTCATCCAGATCTTCACCCGCCGCGGCGGTCAGGGCTTCCAGCAGAACCTGAGCCTGGGCGGCGGCAGCCACGGCCTGCGCGAGGCCGGCGCCGGCTTCAGCAACCGCGGCGAGCGCGGCTGGCTGGCCGTGCAGGGCGGCTACCAGAAGACCGACGGCATCAATGCCTGCAACGGCTCGGCCACGCTGTTCGCGGGCTGCTTCGTCGACCAGCCCGACCGCGACGGCTACCGCAACGTCTCGCTGAGCGCGCGCGGCGGCTACGCGCTGACCGACACGCTGCGCATCGAAGGCCAGGCGCTGAACATCGACAGCCGCAACGAGTACGACGGCGATCCGCTGTTCGCCGGCAACGAGGCCGACAACACCCAGCAGGTGTTCGGCGGCAAGCTCGACTGGACCCCGTCCGATCGCCTGCACCTGGCCGCGCAGTTCGGTCGCAACGTCGACGACGCCGACAGCTACTACCGTGCCCCCGGCGCGCGCACCCGCAGCTTCGTCAGCACCTTCGACAGCCGCCGCGACACCGCCGCGCTGCAGGGCGACATCACCCTCGCCGAAGGCCACCTGCTCAGCGTCGGCAGCGACTGGCAGCGCGAGCACGTCACCAGCACCACCGCTTTCGACGTCGACAGCCGCGACAACACCGGCGTGTTCGCCGAGTACCAGGGCCGTTTCGGCGCGCAGCAGGTGCAGGCCAGCGTGCGCAGCGACGACAACGAGCAGTTCGGCGAACACACCACCGGCAGCCTCGGCTGGGGCCTGGCGCTGGCGCATGGCCTCAAGCTCACCGCCAGCGTCGGCACCGGCTTCAAGGCGCCGACCTTCAACGACCTGTACTACCCGTTCGCCGGCAATCCGGAGTTGAAGCCGGAGCGTTCCAAGAGCGGCAACCTGGGCGTGGCGCAGTACGCCGACAGCTGGAACTGGACCTTCAACGCCTACGAGACCCGGGTCAAGGACCTGATCTCCTACGACGCGATCAGCTTCCTGCCGGTCAACGTGGACGAGGCGCGCATCCGCGGCGCCGAACTGACCGGCTATGCGCTGCTGGCCGGCTGGGAACTGTCGGCGCAGCTGAGCCACACCGACCCGCGCAACCGCAGCGATGGCGGCAACCGCGACAACTGGCTGGCGCGTCGCGCGCAGAACACCGCGCGCCTGGACGTGGATCGCGGCATCGGCCCGGTCAAGCTCGGCGTCACCGTGTTCGGCAGCGGCCACCGCTTCGACGACGCGGCCAACCGCGTACGCCTGGCCGGCTACGGCACCGTCGACCTGCGCGCGGAATACGCGTTCACCCCGGACTGGACGCTGCAGGCCAAGGCCAGCAACGTGTTCGACCGCGACTACCAGACCATCAACTGGTACAACCAGCCGGGCCGCGAGTACGCGCTGACCCTGCGCTACGCGCCGGCGGCGCGCTGAGTCGGCGCCCCGCGCTGCGCCGGCGGGCGTGGCGCGGGGCAGCCCGCACGGAAAACACGCGCGTCTTTTTTGTAGGAGCGGCTTTAGCCGCGACAGGCTTTCCCGCGAACTCCCGTCGCGGCTGAAGCCGCTCCGCATGTGCGACCACGTCGGATGTAGATGCGCGCATTCTCAACGCAGGCATGCGCGATGCATCGCGCAGTTGGTCGCTCGCGATAAGGGCCGCTGGCTGTCGAACGCAAACACCCGCCCTCGTGCTCATGCATCGCGGCACGAACCTCACAGTTCGGCGCCCGCTACGCGCCCGTACCCTCACCCCAACCCCTCTCCCGGGGGGAGAGGGGCGTAATGCGTCATGGGTTGTGGGAGCGGCTTCAGCCGCGACGGGCCTTGCCGGGAAAGCCTGTCGCGGCTGAAGCCGTTCAACCGCATCCCGATCTTTGCGCTGCTCCGCGGTGCTTGAACCGCCGTCGTATCAACGCAGTTGCAGCAGCTCGCGCAGGTCGTCCATCAGCAGCACCACATCGGCGGTGACCAGATCCAGATCGCGCGGATAGCCGTAGCGCACCAGCGCCACCGGCATGCCGGCGGCCTGCCCGGCCTGCAGGTCGGTCCCCGAATCGCCGACCATCAGGCAGCGCGCCGGCGGTTTCGCGAACTGCTGTGCCAGGTGCAGCAGCGGCACCGGACTGGGCTTGCGTTCGGGCAGGCTGTCGCCGCCCAGCACCGCAGAGAACAGATCGGCCACGCCCAGATGGCGCAGCAGCGGCGGCACCATCGCCGACGGCTTGTTGGTGCACAGCGCCAGCGTCACCCCGTCCGCGTGCAGTTGCGTCAGCGTCTCGGCCGCGCCGGGATACAGCCGCGGACTGCGCAACAGGCATTCGGCGTAGTGACGCATGAAGGTCGGCATCACCGTCTCGAGTGGCGTGGCGTCGCCGGCATGCCGCCAGGCGATCTCGACCAGCTTGCGCACGCCCTCGCCGATCCAGCCGAGCACGGTCGCCTCCGGCACGCGCGGCAGGCCGAAGTCGGCCAGCGTGCGGTTCAACGCCTCGGCGATGTCGGCGCCGCTGTCGACCAGGGTGCCGTCCAGGTCGAACACCACCAATGCGTAGGGGAACGTCATCTCGTGCCAATGCGGGAGGGGGAAGTGCGCATTGTAGGTGGGGCAAGGCTGGTATGCGGTCGCGACAAGGCCGATCAGCATGACCAGACGATGAAGTCGGTGTTCCAATCCTTGCAGCATGCCCCTGTGGGAGGGACTTCAGTCCCGACGCGGAAGAGGCGAAGGCCACGTTTCCTGTTCGCTCGCGTCTCCCTTGGCTTTCAATCCACGCCGGTAGCCGTGCGACTGGAGCTGGCGCCTGTCGTGGCTGTCCCGGATCGTGTTTCAATCCACGCACACTCAAGGGCAGGACTGCGACAGACGCTGCCTATGGTGCAGCCGTTCCTATTTCGACCTCTGCACCGGTGAAGGTGCGGCTGCCAACTCGGCATCCTCGACGGCTACAACAATCCGTTTCAATCCACACGCCAGGCACAACACGATAAGCCCCCCGCGCGCGACCACCTCAACCGAACAAGCGCCCCTGCGCCTGTCCCGGCTCGCGTTCGTGGAAGCCGGACAGGCCCACGCCGACCAGGCGATAACGCGTGGACGTCGGCAGGTCCACGCGCTCGCGCAGCGCGAGGGCGATGTCGATCAAGGCCTGCAGCGAATCCGGCGGCTGCTCCGGAGTGAAGCTGCGGGTGAGGATGCGGAACTGCGCGGTCTTCAGCTTCAGCACCACCGTGCGCGCGATGCGTTCGGTGCGGCGGGTGGCGTTCCAGGTCTTCTCGGCCAGTTGCCGGATCGCCGGCTCCAGTGCGTCCAGCGCCAGGTCTTCGGCGAAGGTGTCCTCGGAGGAAATCGACTGCACCGGCTGGTCCGACTCCACCGGACGTTCATCGATACCGCGCGCGCGCTGGTACAGGCGCAGGCCGAAGCTGCCGAAACGCGCTTCCAGCTCGGCCTCGCTGCGCGCGCGCAGGTCGCCGACGGTGGCGATGCCCAGTTCCGCCAGCTTGGCCTCCATCACCTTGCCCACGCCGGGCACCTTGTTCACCGGCAACGGCGTCAGGAACGCGTCCACGCGATGCGGACGGATCACGAACTGGCCGTCGGGCTTGCGCCAGTCCGAGGCGATCTTGGCCAGGAACTTGTTCGGCGCGATCCCGGCCGAGGCGGTCAGCGCCGTTTCCTCGCGGATCTGCGCGCGGATGGTCTGGGCGATCTCGGTGGCCGTGCGCAATTCGCCCTTGGGCGCCGTGACGTCCAGGTAGGCCTCGTCCAGCGACAGCGGCTCGATCATGTCGGTGTGGCGCTGGAAGATCTCGCGCACCTGCCGTGACACCGCCTTGTAACGAGCGAAATCCGGCGGCACGAAGATCGCGTCCGGGCACAGCCGCTCGGCGCGCAGCGCCGGCATCGCCGAGCGCACGCCGAACACGCGCGCCTCGTAGGAGGCGGCGCACACCACCGAGCGCATGCCGCGCCAGGCCACCACCACCGGCTTGCCGCGCAGCGCCGGATCGTCACGCTGCTCCACGGACGCGTAGAACGCATCCATGTCGACGTGAATGATCTTGCGCATCGACCCCATACCCTACGCCTGCGAACGGTGCGCGCATGATAAGCCCCGCACTGCGCACGGGCTGAGAATGCGCGCCTTGATCCGGCGCAGTGCGCGCGCCGCCGCAGATGCCGACACTACGCGTGCGTACGGATAAAACGTTTGATTGAACGCGCAAGGCTCATGCACTCTTGCGCGCCTCGACTGTCTCGCCTGGGAATGTTCCGCTCATGAGTCGTCTGTCCTCCTATTCTCGCGAGCAATTGCTCGCCAGCGCACGCGGCGAGCTGTTCGGCGCCGACGCCGGGCGCCTGCCCAACGACCCGATGCTGATGTTCGACCGCATCGTCGCCATCGACGAGACCGGCGGCGCGCACGGCAAGGGCGTGATCCGCGCCGAACTGGATATCCGCCCGGACCTGTGGTTCTTCGGCTGCCATTTCATCGGCGACCCGGTGATGCCCGGCTGCCTGGGCCTGGATGCGATGTGGCAGTTGACCGGCTTCTTCCTGACCTGGCTGGGCGCACCCGGCCGTGGCCGTGCGCTGGGCGTGGGCGAGGTGAAGTTCACCGGCCAGGTGCTGCCCACCGCCAGGCAGGTGGTCTACGAGATCGACATCAGCCGGGTGATCAACCGCAAGCTGGTGATGGCGGTGGCCGATGGCCGCATGTCGGTGGATGGGCGCGAGATCTATACCGCCAAGGACATGCGCGTGGGCCTGTTCACTTCGACGGAGGCATTCTGATGCGGCGCGTGGCAATTACCGGGATGGGCATCACTTCATGCCTGGGCAACGACCTGGACAGCGTGTCGCGCGCATTGCGCGAAAGCCAGTCCGGCATCCGCCATAACCCGCAGGCAGTGGAAGCCGGCCTGCGCAGCCAGGTCGGCGGCGATGTGCAGTTGGACCTGGACGCGGCGATCGACCGCAAGCTCAAGCGCTTCATGGGCGATGCCTCGGCCTACGCCTACCTGGCGCTGCGCGATGCGCTGGCCGATGCAGGCCTGGACGAGGCGGCGATCAGCGACCCGCGCATCGGCCTGATCGCCGGCTCCGGCGGCGGCTCCAGCCACTGGCAGGTGGAAGCGGCGGACCTGCTGCGCAACCGCGGCGTGCGCAAGGTCGGCCCGTACATGGTGCCGCGCACGATGTGTTCGGCGGTGTC includes:
- a CDS encoding TfoX/Sxy family protein is translated as MSTAKLRNIGPKSAAWLRQVGVRTQQDLEAAGAVGAFVKVKRAGFKPSLNLLYSLEGALSGCHWQELSEARRAQLLGELETATAALPAQRGLPVAGPVATTHFDRDDTRGDDAADGAYAHEAHDTPVGDHHGDDDSHGTHAD
- a CDS encoding phasin family protein, encoding MSAQFNDQFSSYTQQFAAAAARANRLALESAESVFGVQLKTFEKNVSATTGFLGELTEARDLGTVQALWPKGLQIARDNFERLATANQEVFGLGLKTSEAIGQLAKHQFEAATEQAAPKAKPTAK
- the maiA gene encoding maleylacetoacetate isomerase, which translates into the protein MDEALQLYTYWRSSAAYRVRIALELKRLAYQSLPVHLVRDGGQQHSPEYARLNPQELVPTLCHDGQPIRQSLAILEYLDERWPEPPLLPDAPIDRARVRGLAQLIACDIHPLNNLRVAQFFESAWNVPQPEREEWMRHWMQTGFDALEQLLAESPDTGRFCHGEQPGLADCCLVPQLYNARRFGVDLQVYPTLKRIERACLALPAFEAARPENQPDAQ
- a CDS encoding GAF domain-containing protein, with the protein product MFASSSLTGSKPEQYAQLLDQARALVAGEPDRIANAANLAALVYHALPRLNWVGFYLYDGKELVVGPFQGLPACVRIPLHKGVCGAAASSGQTQRIDDVEAFPGHIACDSASRSELVVPLLRGSALVGVFDLDSPDLARFDADDQRGLEAIAQVFVDSLR
- a CDS encoding fumarylacetoacetate hydrolase family protein, encoding MKLGSLKEGGRDGTLIVVSRDLTRAVRATGIAPTLQRALEDWSKLAPRLNALSESLNDGSADGQFDLDMAALAAPLPRAYEFLDGSAYLPHVERVRRARGAEVPESFYTDPLMYQAVSAGFYGPRDAVKVVSEDYGIDLEAEIVVVTDDVPMAVSPAQAAAHIQLIGLVNDVSLRNLIPPELAKGFGFVQSKPRSALSPVFVTPDELGEAWQGNKVHLPLLTHINGAWFGAPEAGEDMQFDFAQLVAHAAKTRPLAAGAVVGSGTIANQDTTRGASCFAEQRTVETLRDGKPSTPYMSFGDVVRIEMLDRDGVSIFGAIEQRIEQAPLP
- a CDS encoding DEAD/DEAH box helicase, producing the protein MSFESLGLAPFLLRALAEQGYETPTPIQAQAIPVALEGHDLMAGAQTGTGKTAAFGLPLLQHLGTSPQPVSSGGPRKPRALILTPTRELATQVHDSLRGYSKYLRIPSTTIYGGVGMGNQLDALRRGVDLLIACPGRLLDHLERRSVDLSGIEILVLDEADRMLDMGFLPSIKRILAKLPKQNRQTLLFSATFEEGIKQLAREFMHDPQEIQATPSNTVADTITHRVHPVDGARKRELLLHLLAADSRKQTLVFARTKHGADKLTMFLDKSGLKTAAIHGNKSQGQRLRALSDFKAGRITVLVATDIAARGIDIDQLPKVINYDLPMVAEDYVHRIGRTGRNGSTGEAISLVAQDEAKLLRAIARMLKREMDIRDVPGFEPVTPIRWGNNNPPDERPGGARPPRRGSHARRGHGDAPAHAHAHAGSKKPGGNHADGARRQGQGRRQGNGGNRPAAPR
- the queD gene encoding 6-carboxytetrahydropterin synthase QueD translates to MDIFKVFTLEAAHRLPNVPPGHKCARLHGHSFRIELHVSGEPGAESGWVMDFGDIKAAFRPLYDQLDHHYLNDIEGLDNPTSERLAVWIWDRLKPALPLLSEVVVHETCTSGCRYRGPG
- the bioD gene encoding dethiobiotin synthase, producing MAVPAFYVTGTDTGIGKTIASTALLHALRARGQRAVGMKPVASGCSRDADGWRNEDALALQDASAPRPAYADLNPYALPLPLAPELAAADAGVQLELVPIAAAFERLRAQADVVVVEGVGGWAAPLSATLDQADLARALGLPVVLVVGLRLGCLNHARLSAAAIAADGLQCIGWIGNEIDPAMERIDDNMAMLRARLPMPCWGRLPYRPQPQAAQLAAELQPWAGMSPD